In Oxyura jamaicensis isolate SHBP4307 breed ruddy duck unplaced genomic scaffold, BPBGC_Ojam_1.0 oxyUn_random_OJ72168, whole genome shotgun sequence, the DNA window GCTAGCTAAGGCTGCTGTTTGAAACCCTGCCCTTCATCTGCAGACCTGCATCAGTATTGAAATATCCACCGCCACGAGAGCAGAGTGCCCAGGTTTGTACTGACTACACACACAGATGCGCTGGTGAGGAGGAGCTTGGTGGGATTATAAAACCTGCGAAGGCAGAGTCTCTCCATTTTAGCACTTTTTTGACCCATAAAGATCTGAAAGTTAACATGTTGTAGGAACAGGGATGTCGATTATGTTGCCTTAACCATTACATATTTCACTTGCTAATTACCTTTTGTCTAACAGAATTTCAGTAGTTCAGCAAAGAGGAGCAGGAGTAATTGGCTGAACAGCTTTGCTGCAGCTCAGAAGGGGTTTTGCACGGAGAACGCTTCTCTGCGTTGTCTTTAACCTGTGACTCTTCTCCAGTCTGTTACAATCACCTTTCCCTAACGAGCTGTCTGACGGCAGCCAGAGAGGGAGAACAGAGCATGAGGAAGAGGGACAAGAGAAGAGGGACAGGGCTCAGTCTGACATCTCGGACCTCCTTTCTAAACAGAGGTATTTTTATCACGGACAACAGCAGATGTTGATAGAGAAACAGAGCACGGAATACAGTCCTGAAACGCTCCAATTATTCCTAGTTATTTAAATCCCAACCCTGGGCATAcaaactctttttctttgtaaagctGGATGGGAACTCCAGCAACCTTAGCAAGTCACTTGGTTCTTTGTGAGCGGGTCTCTCTCCATATCCCCTCCCTCTCTAAGAGGGGAGGTAAAGCGTTTCGGGAACTCAAAGACATTGTGAGGGCAGCAGAAATTACAAGGGCTTCAGACAAGTCAAAGCCAAACATGTCCTGTAGCCAGAAAGAATGGTTTAAAACAACCAAAGCCACAACCAAATGTGTGAGGCTGCGATCAGCTGAATTATACACAcaattttcactcttttttttttggtgaaggtACATATTGTTTCATGTTTACCAAgctctttttaataaaataaaatataaaatgtatgacaaaatataaaatcaacTTTCAGCactgtaaaaatgaatttgttttctccatgtttGTTATGATGAATCTTTTCTGTACCCATTACAACTTAAGCTAACGTGGTTCAGCTTCATGCCCATGTAACACATGTCATCAGTGTGTCAAGCCCTGCATGTGTTTGATCATGAAAATACATCACCCAAACTTATCTTTTCAGCAGAGGAATCCGAGGGATGTGGGTTCACTGTGGATTTGAGGGGTTAAAGGTCCTAAAATGAGGTGTGCCCGAGAGAACCACCTTCACCCCCCAGAACCACACCTCAGGTGCATAGGTTGGATGAGCCGGGGTCGGTGAGCGACTCGCAGCACATGTCCCCAGCTCAGGGCGACCGGCTGCCTCTAAGGCAGCGGCTCCTGAAGTCACCCCGACCTGGGGCTGCCTGTCTGCGGCACGGCTTGGGGAGCAGTGGGGTGCAATGGGGCGCAATGGGGCGCCCCGGAGGGGCTTCCCCAGGGGGAGGTGCAGCACCTGCCCGGCTCCGCGTCCCGGCTCCGCACCTACCCGTCCCGTCGCCTGCCAGGTGAAGTTCATGGCGTGGATGTTGACGGGGATGGCGGGCATCCTCTGCTGGGCTTTCCTGAAGTCGTGAGTGAACGGGGCCATCTTCCCCTCGGACACGATCAGGATGTCCTCCTCGAAGCCTGCGAAGGGCAAATGAGGGGGTACGATGCACGGCGGCTGCGGGAACCTCTCCGCGGCACCCCGGGCGGGCAGGGCGCCCCGGCTTACCGATGAGGACCCGGGCTTGCTGCGCCTCGATCCACAGGTACAGCGTGTCGGGctgccgccccgccgcccgcagGCTGCACAGGCTGAGGGCACCGCAGAGCAGCGCTGCGCACAGCCGCCCCGCCGGGGCCATGCTCCCCGCACCGCCCGGCCGCCGCTCCGCTTTGCTCCGCTTCGCTCCCGCTCCGGCTCCGCTCCGGCTCCGCTCCGGCTCCGCCCGCCCTCTGCCGCTGCGGGGCGGGAGGGAAGGACCGGGCGGGGTGGGGCGGGGCGAGGGGCGGTGTGGGGTCACCCCCCCAACCCGTGGGAACACGTATCCCCCGTGGGAACCCCCCTTACGGGAGCTTCGCCCCTTGAGAGCACCCCCTTGGGAGCACATTCCCGTgggacccccccgccccccgtgGGAGCATCCCCCGTGGGACCCCCCCCAAGGGATCATCCCCCGCGGGAGCACATCCCTGTGGGTGTCCCGTGGGGATGCCCGTGGTTTTTGCGGGTCACGGTGTGTGTCCCTGTCCCTCTCCTGGAGCCTCAGCATCCTTGCCCCGCAAGTGACAAAGGTGGCTCTGGGGGAATAAATCCTCGCGTGGGGCTGGCCGGCACCCGCCATGCTCCAGCTGGGGGTCGGGCACGTATGGTGAAGGGATTAAAGGGCTTTTTGGGTAGctgaaaaacatcaaaatgatGCCATTTACACAGAAATTGGGACTCGTCCTAGGAAAGCTGAAAGAATTTTTCTAttcaaaaagttatttaaacaaCCATGGCAtttaaatgatatatatatagatatata includes these proteins:
- the LOC118159821 gene encoding wnt inhibitory factor 1-like codes for the protein MAPAGRLCAALLCGALSLCSLRAAGRQPDTLYLWIEAQQARVLIGFEEDILIVSEGKMAPFTHDFRKAQQRMPAIPVNIHAMNFTWQATGRVGAEPGRGAGQVLHLPLGKPLRGAPLRPIAPHCSPSRAADRQPQ